The DNA window CCATAGATCCCTTATTACCTAGATCTGATCTTTCGACCAAACCCAAGCAGTTCACAACCCATGATGATGGTTCGTTCGACCATACACAATACCTTAACAGCTATATGGAATCTTTCGACCCCATACAACCATTAGTCCTAAGACCTGCGGCACTATGCATAATCTTCGCTCGACCCTATATGATAAGTTGGGATCTTATTACAATCAAATAAATTCGACTGTAATAAAACCTTTCCTAACCATATAAAATCTTCTCTCCGACTGTATACGAACCCGCCAAGACCCGTATACAATCTTTGACCGACCTATATATACCCCTGACAAGAGCACATATAAGTCTTGGCTCAACCATTATATACCCGATGTTATTATATTAACCAGTTAGAGAATAATATATGCTGGTAACTTATTACAAGACCATATAAATAACAATCAGTTACATAACAAAGCTCATGGATTTAATCTAGGATCTATTGATCTATATTACAAAAACCAAATTGTAATACTTCCAACTTAAATCTATATATAAATATATCCACAATATACAAATAATGTTAAAATAAGAAAAGCTAGTTTTAAAATTTATCTAGTTGTTAGTACGTATTAATTCATTTTTTTAATTGGAGGGAATAGTCATGAAAAAAAGCTTTATTGCAAGTATAATATGTATTTTGATGGTTTCTATTTTTATGGTAGGTTGTGCACATCAACAAGTTATAGAGATAAAAATAGGAGATTATGTACAATTTGGGAAATACAATGATGCACCAATACTTTGGAGAGTAATCAACATAGATGCAGATAGGAAGCCTCTACTTTTTTCAGATAAAATCATATCTTTAAAAGCATTTGATGCAGCTGGTAATTATCATAGTAATGAATGTAGAATAGATTGTGGAAGTAACTATTGGAAAGATTCAAATATTAGACAATGGTTAAATAGTGATAACAAAGCAGGTACAATAAACTGGATACAAAACCCACCATCCAAAGAAAATATGTTTGAAGGATATGATCCTTATGAAACTGAAAAAGGATTTTTAGCAGATGGAAACTTTACAGCAAATGAACGGAATAGCATAAATCCAATTGTTCATAAATCTTTACTAGATGATATAGATAAAGATAAAAAAGATGGTGGAGAAAATAACCTCGTTCTAGCTTCTGATATAACAGAAATAGTACAAAATTATGATAATGCTTATTATGAAATGGTAGAAGATAAGGTATTTTTATTATCTGTGAAGGAATTACATGACTATGTATGGAAAAATAGAAGTATATTAGGAAAAGAATATTATATAGGAAAACCAACTAAAGAAGCAGTTGCTCATTCTCCAGAAAAAAATATAAAATTAGATTCTAAGCATAGCTGGAGTAGTTGGTTACGTACTCCTGTTGATGCTCCTAGTGGTCCTTCTTTTGTACGTATGATTAAGAGCGATGGTTCTATTTTTGACTATTTTGCATCTTTTGGTGGTCGTGGTGGTATTCGCCCAGCTCTATCTTTAAATTCATCTTCTATAATCTCCAAATCAGGTTCTGGTGTTGAGTCAGATCCTTATATTGTTGAAGGGGTTCCTCAAGAAAAAGAGAAATAGTTGATAAGTGTATATTATAGAGCATTCTCTTTCTTTTTTATTGAAGGATATTCTCTAGCTCTTTTAGATTATTCCACCCATAACCAACTTCCTTCAATTCTTTTCCGCCTATTTCAATATTTCTTCTCTTTACTATTTTTCCACCTGTTTTTTCATAAAACCTACATGATTTATTTTCTTCTAATGCCCATATAAGCATGTTATTGATCCCTATGCTTATTAGATTTCTGACCACCTGTTTAAAAATTTCTTTCCCTAATCCTTTTTTCTGATACCCTTCTAAAACATAGATTGCATATATTTCTCCTTTATACGCTAAATCACCATTTCTTTCCCTTCCATACGTTGCAAATCCTACTATTTTATTATCTTTCTCACATACCAATGCTTTTATATTATCTTCCTCAAATTTTTCCCGTATCCATTCTACAGTTTCTTCTATTTTTTCTTTCCTTTCTTGAAGAAATTTATCTGGCACAATCCCTTTGTATGTAGTTAACCACGTTTCAACATTTACATATGCTATCTGTGGTGCATCATCTATAGTAGCCACTCTTATATTCATATCTATACCTCCGATTTTTAATGCTACACTCCTAATAACTAAAATAAAACCATAGAATAGAGGCAGCAAACACAACTGCCAAAACATAATAAAAATATGCTACCTTAGATTCTACTTATTTTATTGGATATTCACTTCCTATAGGCTGACGGCAATATTTTTTTTAATGGGGGAGTACTGCTCCAAATTTTTTAAAAGTATGTTATCTACTGTAAACTCCCTCAGATCACTTTGAAGCAATCTTATCACCTAATATTCTTATCAATTTTTTTTTAGTAGATCGCTGTCCACTAAATACTTCATATTCTTTACTTCCAACTTTCATGTACAATTTAGAGCCAAAATTATCTCTAATACTGCTTATTTCTTCTATATCATACAATCTATCTCCTATTACTAAATTGTTTTCTCCGTACATAACCTTATATCCCATATACATTTTTATTTTTATTAAAATATATTGAGCTATCATCATTATCACCATATTAATTGCTATTGTTTTTAAGAATCCTACTTCTACAATCAAACCTCTATTTATACTAACTGAGAGAAAGATACAAATAATAAGAATTATGCCATATGCTATTAATAGTGATTTTTTATAAGGTTTTATATGCGTTAAATTTAAATCTTTCACTCTATTCTCCACTATTTTCGCCTCTGCAAAACTGGTGATTACTCCCCACATCTGCATATATATCATATAAGGAAGTACTATACTAGATCCATTTCTTGTTCCTAAATTTTCATACGTCATAATATACATGAAAATCGTTACTGCTCCTAATAGTATAAGCACCCATTTCAGAATGCTCTCTTTTATTTTAATAATTCTTTTCATATGATTTTCACTTCCCTTTAATGTTTATGGTAGATAACGATTAAATTTCCGCCCATAGGTTCCTTTTTATCCATATATGGACATATTTGCGACACTATGTCGGGATTATTTGCTTGTCTCTGTTCTTTTAATTAATTATCTTATATATCCCATTTGATTAGCTTTCATTTTTACTTATGCTTTTCTTGATTCCATAAATATGAACCTTTGTCGTTTTTTTCTACTATTACGATATACATAAAAATCTATATCCGATTGAGGTATTATTACCTATATACCAACATTTTGAATATCAAAACTTTTCAATCCAAGCAAGCAAATACATTATAGTAAAATTAATTGTTGGTAATAAACTAAATAAAAATGCTTTTTTGTATGATTTTAATTTGAATAATAATAATGATGTTCTTACAGATATAAAGATAACTATTGGAACTGAGACCATAGCCCAGAAAAATACCCATGTACAAAAATCTTTCGTTGAACATGGTGCATCAAATACCATTGGTGAAACCATTAATGCCACAATACTTAAAGGAAATATTAAACAAAATATAACATTAATAATTATTGTTATATTTTTAATAATTTTATTTTCTTTTTGGTTCATTAATTTTCGCCCCCCCTCAACTGAGAATATATTCCCCATATTCTACAATTGCGTTACAATGTATCAAAGATCACTCTCTAAATTATATACATTCTCAACATATGCATTCCAATTAGGTTTCTTATCAAAAAAAATTATAATTTTTCATAATATACTCTGGTTTAATTCTAAATTCCTTAGTAAGATTATTCTTTTTATCCGTTACTACAACCGTCTATTGACTATATATGCCATCTCTTTTTTCTCCTATTCATTAAATTTATAGTTATTGTAACCATGTATTAAATTGATGTATAGAAATATTTTAACATGATTTTCCAATTATTAAAGTATTGACACGCTTATTGGTATGAATAAACTTTATAAGAATTTTTGAAAAAAGGTAAAAAAATATAATAAGTTAAGTACCAATTACTTAACTTATTATTACTCCTCATGTTTATCTTTTACACGTTACTAATTTTTCACATCCAAGACCTTTAGCTCCTTGATAGTATAGTTCTTCTTTCAAAATTGAAAATCCATCCACTTGCCTACCCTGATCAATTATAACTGGTTCATTAGAAGCTTCTTCTCCAAACCCTATAAAGTATAAGATGAAGTATTCTTTTTCATTGCTTACTTTATACCCATTATGAATCTCTATTCCATAAATTCCATTTTCTGAAATATTGAATCGATTTATTTTATGTTTAGATATTAATCTTTTTGCTTTTCCATCATAATAAAACAATTGATTTGTTTGAGTATCTACATAGTAAATTCCAAATAGCTCTCATAAAAGTATCACGAATATATTTTAACATAATTTTATGATAACCAGGATATAGACAGGGAATGCTATATGTGAATAAACGATGTAAAAACTTTGAAAAAAAGGTAAAGAACTATAGAAAAGCTAAAAAATTTTTATCCCTATAAGTGTTTTATTACTTGCACACCTAAAAGGTGGGTATCGCAAGCACTACTACCATCTGCCTCTATAAGAGACTTTATTTCCTTGTATCTTCTTTTTTGATTCCTCTTATTGTTCTTGTATATATTTTCTTATTGTATCTTCAGTGATATTTCATTTATACAAATTTTCATCAAATGCTCCTCCTTCTTACTTCCAGCAATCTCTACATCATATTGATATTATTCCGAACTAGGCATATAATAAAATATATAAATCCTTTTTCTAGGAGCGAATAATTATGAAGTATCTAACGATAAAAGAAGTAGCACAAAACTGGAATATATCTGAACGGCGTATTCGTACCCTATGTAGTGATGGGCGAATAGAAGGTGCTAAACGCATGGGGTGGATGTGGTCTATTCCTGCGAATGCATTAAAACCCATAGATGCAAGAACAACACGTCATAAATCAAAACTGAAAGTGAGGTGTCTTCATATGAATTTTAAAATCATTGATAGTAAAAAGCAACAGCTTGACGATGCAAGACCACTAAGTAAACATACACTTCATTCTCTGCGTGAAAATATGTTTGTTGAGTGGACATATAATTCAAACGCTATTGAGGGGAACACATTAACCATATCAGAAACAAAAGTGGTCTTAGAGGGAATTACTATTGGTGGAAAATCGATGCGTGAACATTTAGAAGTTATTAATCATAAAGCTGCTATTTTGTTTCTAGAAGATCTAATCAAACAAAATGAACCTTTGTCTGAATGGAGTATTAAAAATATACATGGCTTAGTCCTCAAAAGTATTGATGATGAGAATGCTGGATCCTATAGAAAAGAAAATGTACTCATTAGTGGTACAAAACATAAACCCCCTCAGCATTTTATTGTAAAAGAACAAATGGAAGAACTAGTCTCTCTGTATAATGAAAAATGGAACAGTTTACATCCTATAGAGAGAGCAGCTATGTTACATGGTGAGTTTGTGAAAATACATCCATTTATAGATGGTAATGGAAGAACTGCAAGACTTCTTATGAACTTTGAACTTATGAAATCAGGGTTTCCACCTACTATTATTAAGGCAAATATGCGACCACAGTATTATGATCATTTGGATTTTGCACATACAAGTGGTGACTATAGATCGTTCGTGACCTTGGTAGCCAAGTGTGTGGAGGAGAGCTTAGATTTGTGGCTTAGTATAGTGTAACATAAATTATAAATATCATAACAAAAAGAGGGTACCTAGTATCCTCTTTCTTCAATCATAAACTAACACTATCATGCCATCAAACACTTATTCCTTTTCTTATAAACAAATTTTTAAGCAGATGTTAATTATTCTTTGATTTCATAATACAGTGCAACCTCTTTAAAAAATACTCAAATCCAATTCTTTTGATAAGTCTTCCAACACTTTGATTCCTGCAATACTATTCCCACTTTCATCAAGGGCTGGCCCTAAAACTC is part of the Crassaminicella profunda genome and encodes:
- a CDS encoding DUF6273 domain-containing protein, with product MKKSFIASIICILMVSIFMVGCAHQQVIEIKIGDYVQFGKYNDAPILWRVINIDADRKPLLFSDKIISLKAFDAAGNYHSNECRIDCGSNYWKDSNIRQWLNSDNKAGTINWIQNPPSKENMFEGYDPYETEKGFLADGNFTANERNSINPIVHKSLLDDIDKDKKDGGENNLVLASDITEIVQNYDNAYYEMVEDKVFLLSVKELHDYVWKNRSILGKEYYIGKPTKEAVAHSPEKNIKLDSKHSWSSWLRTPVDAPSGPSFVRMIKSDGSIFDYFASFGGRGGIRPALSLNSSSIISKSGSGVESDPYIVEGVPQEKEK
- a CDS encoding GNAT family N-acetyltransferase, which translates into the protein MNIRVATIDDAPQIAYVNVETWLTTYKGIVPDKFLQERKEKIEETVEWIREKFEEDNIKALVCEKDNKIVGFATYGRERNGDLAYKGEIYAIYVLEGYQKKGLGKEIFKQVVRNLISIGINNMLIWALEENKSCRFYEKTGGKIVKRRNIEIGGKELKEVGYGWNNLKELENILQ
- a CDS encoding Fic family protein — its product is MKYLTIKEVAQNWNISERRIRTLCSDGRIEGAKRMGWMWSIPANALKPIDARTTRHKSKLKVRCLHMNFKIIDSKKQQLDDARPLSKHTLHSLRENMFVEWTYNSNAIEGNTLTISETKVVLEGITIGGKSMREHLEVINHKAAILFLEDLIKQNEPLSEWSIKNIHGLVLKSIDDENAGSYRKENVLISGTKHKPPQHFIVKEQMEELVSLYNEKWNSLHPIERAAMLHGEFVKIHPFIDGNGRTARLLMNFELMKSGFPPTIIKANMRPQYYDHLDFAHTSGDYRSFVTLVAKCVEESLDLWLSIV